In the Heterodontus francisci isolate sHetFra1 chromosome 6, sHetFra1.hap1, whole genome shotgun sequence genome, one interval contains:
- the LOC137371479 gene encoding insulin receptor substrate 2-like, with protein sequence MASPPVLKAGFGGYLCPTKVKKCGYLKKQKHGHKRFFVLREWSGDCPARLEYYENEKKWRNKSAAKRVIPLECCLNINKRADAKHKYLIALYTKDEYFAVAADSEQEQESWFNALADLLNQDKLMPDASPLSLQREELSYGMLTPASALYKEVWQVNLKPKGLGQAKNLTGFYMLCLSSKSMGFVKLNSEVPSVNLQLMNIRRCGHSENFFFIEVGRSASTGPGELWMQVDDSVVAQHIHETILEAMKAMKEFCEFRPRSKSQSSGSNPITVPTRRHLNNLPPSQTGLQRRSRTDSITAPLPANKITSCRLRTASEGDSSMCRPESVTGSPISPSTVRTHFSRSNTMSRNSRVIQHNSLHHSRSMSMPMSHSPPSATSPVSLSSSSGHGSASDTIPRPSSGSASVSGSPSDGGFISFDEYGSSPGDLRHYVGNRSNTPESLTDTPPVREGNELYGYMLMERHTSGQCNHSCYQTARGECTELEKGYRKRTYSLTTPCRQRATSQVSSVSLDEYTLMKATCIGSSGRLSYAASPKVAYNPYPEDYCDIEIGSQRSSGYTNHGDDGYMPMIPGVATAPNKSNDYMPMSPKSISAPKQIINPRSHSQVNVNGYKNISPTESCSPDASGYMRMLCGSKLSVEGSEGTFTNDEYMNMSPVDCCASVTPPDYFFNPVSDEFPKPSYSFYSLPRSYKPQCQKNGENDIYVLMNSPGNVILEEPTSCVVSHAAHSPVRQSQTDCFVSRGKAIRPTRLSLDMQRANTLPSTNEHPLPPEPKSPGEYINIDFSNKFVYSPLSMSLEGSLSSMDTGNVQRKSPVSDYMNLDLNSQSPKSGIVPIGSFDAVAGSPMSCSSRSPPADIYLKHQVGTSCLSNPLEDETDYTEMTFGIASTAPLPVSPKHESTQVVSPTTGVKRLSLIDQMPGVEVFMLPSLPPDPNRGAKVIRADPQGRRRHSSETFSSTTTVTPVSPSFAHDPKRHSSASFENVSLRKNDEAEEEQGSPMCRKTSTGFQNGLNYIALDLMDDDLTRCEKIVRCRSTPQAKGSINGTDASTYASIDFVSKKFDQATVVED encoded by the coding sequence ATGGCAAGTCCGCCAGTACTAAAAGCGGGGTTTGGAGGATATCTCTGCCCTACTAAGGTGAAGAAATGCGGCTACTTGAAGAAGCAGAAACATGGGCACAAGAGGTTCTTCGTGCTGAGGGAGTGGAGCGGCGACTGCCCGGCCCGGCTCGAGTACTACGAGAACGAGAAGAAGTGGAGGAACAAGTCGGCGGCCAAGAGGGTCATCCCTTTGGAGTGCTGCCTGAATATCAACAAGAGAGCGGACGCCAAACACAAATACCTCATCGCCCTCTACACTAAGGACGAGTACTTCGCGGTGGCGGCagacagtgagcaggagcaggagaGCTGGTTTAACGCCCTCGCCGACCTGCTTAACCAAGACAAGTTGATGCCCGATGCGTCCCCTCTCTCACTGCAGCGAGAGGAGCTCAGTTATGGTATGCTCACTCCCGCCTCTGCACTTTACAAGGAAGTGTGGCAAGTCAACCTGAAGCCTAAAGGCTTGGGGCAAGCCAAAAACCTCACCGGTTTTTACATGCTGTGCCTTTCCAGTAAGAGCATGGGCTTCGTGAAACTCAATTCCGAGGTCCCCTCTGTCAATCTGCAGCTGATGAATATCAGGAGGTGTGGGCACTCGGAGAATTTCTTCTTCATTGAAGTGGGTAGGTCGGCATCGACTGGTCCTGGGGAGTTGTGGATGCAGGTGGATGACTCGGTGGTGGCTCAGCATATCCATGAAACCATTCTGGAAGCTATGAAAGCAATGAAAGAGTTTTGTGAATTCCGGCCCCGAAGCAAGAGTCAGTCCTCAGGTTCTAATCCCATCACCGTGCCAACCAGAAGGCACCTGAATAACCTGCCCCCCAGTCAGACAGGTCTTCAGAGGCGATCACGGACTGACAGCATCACAGCCCCTTTGCCAGCCAATAAAATCACATCGTGTCGTCTGAGGACAGCCAGCGAAGGTGATAGCTCCATGTGCAGACCAGAATCTGTAACTGGCAGCCCCATCAGCCCCAGTACGGTGAGAACACACTTCAGCCGTTCAAATACTATGTCTAGGAATTCAAGAGTTATCCAGCACAATTCTCTTCACCATAGTCGATCGATGTCTATGCCAATGTCCCATTCCCCGCCATCTGCCACAAGTCCGGTAAGTCTGTCATCCAGTAGTGGGCATGGGTCTGCATCAGACACCATACCTCGACCCTCCAGCGGGAGCGCATCCGTTTCAGGCTCCCCGAGCGATGGTGGGTTTATTTCTTTTGATGAGTACGGTTCTAGTCCTGGGGACTTAAGACATTATGTGGGGAACAGAAGTAACACACCAGAGTCGCTTACTGACACACCACCTGTTCGAGAAGGCAACGAATTGTATGGGTATATGTTAATGGAAAGACATACTAGTGGCCAGTGTAACCACAGCTGTTATCAGACGGCTAGGGGTGAATGCACAGAATTGGAGAAGGGTTACAGGAAAAGAACATACTCCTTAACAACTCCATGCCGACAGAGAGCCACGTCACAGGTTTCTTCAGTTTCATTAGATGAATATACCTTAATGAAAGCTACCTGCATAGGCAGCTCGGGACGTCTGTCATATGCTGCCTCTCCTAAAGTAGCCTACAATCCTTATCCAGAAGATTATTGTGACATTGAAATAGGGTCCCAAAGGAGCTCTGGGTACACAAACCATGGTGATGATGGTTACATGCCAATGATTCCCGGAGTAGCAACTGCACCTAACAAAAGTAATGACTACATGCCAATGAGCCCCAAAAGTATTTCTGCCCCAAAGCAAATAATTAATCCACGGTCGCATTCTCAAGTGAATGTAAATGGATACAAGAACATTTCTCCTACTGAGAGCTGCTCACCTGATGCAAGTGGATACATGAGAATGTTGTGTGGGTCAAAGTTATCAGTAGAAGGTTCTGAGGGAACGTTCACCAATGATGAATATATGAACATGTCTCCTGTTGACTGCTGTGCATCAGTTACTCCTCCAGATTACTTCTTCAACCCTGTAAGTGATGAATTTCCCAAACCCAGCTACTCATTTTACTCATTACCCCGATCTTATAAACCTCAGTGTCAAAAGAATGGAGAAAATGACATCTATGTTCTGATGAATTCACCAGGTAATGTGATTCTCGAGGAGCCAACATCTTGTGTAGTCAGTCATGCTGCCCATTCTCCAGTGAGGCAAAGTCAGACTGACTGTTTTGTGTCTAGAGGAAAAGCTATAAGACCCACCAGATTGTCACTGGACATGCAAAGGGCCAACACATTACCAAGTACAAATGAGCATCCTTTACCACCTGAACCGAAGAGCCCAGGAGAATATATTAATATAGATTTCAGCAACAAATTTGTGTATTCCCCACTGTCTATGTCACTAGAAGGTTCCTTATCTTCCATGGACACTGGTAATGTTCAGAGAAAGTCACCAGTGTCTGATTACATGAACCTTGATCTCAACTCACAGTCACCAAAAAGTGGAATTGTTCCTATTGGTTCCTTTGATGCTGTAGCTGGGTCACCAATGTCATGCTCCAGCAGAAGTCCCCCAGCTGACATTTACCTGAAACATCAGGTTGGAACATCCTGCCTCTCTAACCCTTTAGAAGATGAGACTGATTATACAGAAATGACATTTGGAATCGCCTCAACAGCTCCACTACCAGTTTCACCAAAACATGAAAGTACACAAGTGGTTAGCCCTACTACAGGTGTGAAAAGACTTTCCCTGATTGACCAGATGCCTGGGGTAGAGGTTTTCATGCTTCCGAGTCTGCCACCAGATCCCAATCGGGGTGCTAAAGTAATCCGTGCCGACCCCCAGGGACGAAGGCGACATAGTTCAGAAACATTCTCTTCTACAACAACTGTCACACCTGTTTCACCTTCATTTGCTCACGATCCCAAGAGGCACAGTTCTGCTTCATTTGAAAACGTTTCCCTCAGAAAGAATGACGAAGCTGAAGAGGAACAAGGAAGCCCAATGTGCCGCAAAACCTCCACTGGTTTCCAGAACGGGCTGAACTACATTGCCTTAGATTTAATGGATGACGATTTGACGAGATGTGAGAAAATAGTACGATGTCGATCAACTCCTCAAGCCAAAGGAAGTATTAATGGTACAGATGCAAGCACGTATGCCAGCATAGACTTTGTGTCAAAGAAATTCGACCAAGCTACTGTTGTGGAAG